The Papaver somniferum cultivar HN1 chromosome 3, ASM357369v1, whole genome shotgun sequence genome includes a region encoding these proteins:
- the LOC113359780 gene encoding uncharacterized protein LOC113359780 codes for MLLTRKTSLPVSTAISVSICDKWMPPSIGWIKCNTDGAFDIISGENSAGYVMRDFSRKATFCAALAFEVFSAEEAEARAIWAVLKKALEQRLTHIIIGSDAKSLIDQFSARNFEGNSRTNAIFKDIQFFSSKLVACIFTFQPRCCNSVAHELAQWAKNNNSTMHWSTPPVWLLPTVEEDH; via the coding sequence ATGCTCCTCACTAGGAAGACTAGTTTGCCTGTCTCTACTGCTATCTCTGTCAGTAtttgtgataaatggatgccTCCCTCTATTGGTTGGATTAAATGCAATACTGATGGTGCTTTTGATATTATCTCTGGAGAAAATAGTGCAGGGTATGTGATGCGAGATTTCTCAAGAAAAGCAACCTTTTGTGCAGCCTTAGCATTTGAAGTATTTTCTGCTGAGGAAGCTGAAGCAAGAGCCATCTGGGCGGTACTGAAGAAAGCTTTGGAGCAACGTCTAACTCACATCATCATAGGAAGCGATGCAAAGTCCCTTATCGACCAATTTTCTGCAAGGAATTTTGAGGGAAACTCGCGTACGAATGCTATTTTTAAAGACATTCAGTTTTTCTCTTCTAAGTTAGTTGCCTGTATCTTTACATTCCAACCTCGTTGTTGTAATTCTGTAGCTCATGAACTTGCACAGTGGGCTAAAAACAACAATTCTACTATGCACTGGTCTACCCCTCCTGTCTGGCTCTTACCAACAGTCGAGGAGGACCATTAG